A genomic segment from Bos taurus isolate L1 Dominette 01449 registration number 42190680 breed Hereford chromosome 1, ARS-UCD2.0, whole genome shotgun sequence encodes:
- the UTS2B gene encoding urotensin-2B isoform X2 has translation MNVILSTTLSFGLLTLLSVMIFLESVHGVPYFVQDKEDADGEELLLALLNKNFGFQRPSNIDIELADKLEELNQLEKLKEQLMEAKDAEMSYAIDGLSSSHPNKRACFWKYCV, from the exons ATGAACGTGATTTTATCAACCACTCTTTCCTTTGGACTCCTAACTTTGTTATCTGTAATGATCTTTTTAGAATCGGTGCATGGGGTGCCATATTTTGTTCAAG ataaagaagatgcagatgGTGAAGAACTATTGCTGGCTCTACTGAATAAAAATTTTGGCTTCCAAAGACCTTCCAACATTG ATATAGAACTGGCTGACAAATTGGAGGAACTTAACCAG ctggaaaagcTGAAAGAGCAGCTCATGGAAGCAAAGGATGCTGAGATGTCCTATGCGATAGACGGTCTATCTTCTTCCCATCCTAATAAGCGAG cttGTTTTTGGAAATACTGTGTCTAA
- the UTS2B gene encoding urotensin-2B isoform X1, producing MNVILSTTLSFGLLTLLSVMIFLESVHGVPYFVQGNELLPDKEDADGEELLLALLNKNFGFQRPSNIDIELADKLEELNQLEKLKEQLMEAKDAEMSYAIDGLSSSHPNKRACFWKYCV from the exons ATGAACGTGATTTTATCAACCACTCTTTCCTTTGGACTCCTAACTTTGTTATCTGTAATGATCTTTTTAGAATCGGTGCATGGGGTGCCATATTTTGTTCAAG GAAATGAATTGCTtccagataaagaagatgcagatgGTGAAGAACTATTGCTGGCTCTACTGAATAAAAATTTTGGCTTCCAAAGACCTTCCAACATTG ATATAGAACTGGCTGACAAATTGGAGGAACTTAACCAG ctggaaaagcTGAAAGAGCAGCTCATGGAAGCAAAGGATGCTGAGATGTCCTATGCGATAGACGGTCTATCTTCTTCCCATCCTAATAAGCGAG cttGTTTTTGGAAATACTGTGTCTAA
- the OSTN gene encoding osteocrin precursor → MLDWRLASAHFILAMTLMLWSSGKVFSVGVTTEAFDSGVLGVQSSPTVREAKSATDLAAKLLLLDELVSLENDVIETKKKRSFSGFGSPLDRLSAGSVSHKGKQRKVVDHPKRRFGIPMDRIGRNRLSNSRG, encoded by the exons ATGCTGGACTGGAGATTAGCAAGTGCACATTTTATCCTGGCTATGACACTGATGCTCTGGAGCTCAGGAAAAGTGTTCTCAGTGGGTGTCACAACAGAG GCCTTTGATTCTGGAGTCTTAGGTGTTCAGTCATCACCCACAGTCAGAGAAGCGAAGTCGGCCACTGACCTGGCAGCAAAACTCTTACTTCTTGATGAACTTGTGTCTCTGGAGAATGACGTGAttgaaacaaagaagaaaagaagcttCTCTGGGTTTGGTTCTCCCCTGGACAGACTCTCAGCTGGCTCTGTAAGTCATAAAGGTAAACAGAG GAAAGTAGTAGATCATCCAAAAAGGCGATTTGGTATCCCTATGGATCGGATTGGAAGAAACCGGCTTTCAAATTCCAGAGGCTAA